The Humulus lupulus chromosome 4, drHumLupu1.1, whole genome shotgun sequence genome has a window encoding:
- the LOC133831474 gene encoding zeatin O-glucosyltransferase-like, whose product MANHYQHPHPSHDQNQTITPAMMMMKPSHDVVVVFVPLPAQGHINQLLHLSRLVAAYDIPVHVVGTAIHNHQAKARVQGWDPNTIPNIQFHDFTVPPFPSPPPNPSNQHNFPSHLLPCFHATRHLRQPTAALLRRLSSQTRRVVVIHDSLMASVVQDVVCIQNAESYTFHSISAFAIFLFYCDGMGKTTSLLEMDDSVKYIPNDVPSLQGCMNSEILDFIAAQYEFNKLNSGNLYNTSRMLERPYMNFLARILPNKKHWAVGPFNPVSFLDKKMPNDRHVSLKWLDNQDPRSVIYVSFGTTTAFTDEQIKELAFGLEQSNQKFIWVLREADKGNVFDKNQVKKLELPKGYEDRVRHMGMVVREWAPQLEILGHSSTGGFLSHCGWNSCVESITMGVPIGAWPMHSDQPRNAVLVTKLLRIGTVIREWSHRDDVARADTVARGVRKLMASEEGNEMRKRAEELGGALRRSMAEGGSSRKELDCFIAHISR is encoded by the coding sequence ATGGCCAACCACTATCAACACCCTCATCCCTCCCATGACCAAAACCAAACTATCACCCCAGCTATGATGATGATGAAACCATCCCATGACGTGGTCGTGGTGTTCGTCCCCTTGCCGGCGCAAGGCCACATCAACCAACTCCTCCACCTCTCCCGCCTCGTCGCCGCCTACGACATCCCCGTCCACGTCGTCGGCACCGCCATCCACAACCACCAAGCCAAGGCTCGAGTCCAAGGATGGGATCCAAACACGATCCCAAACATTCAATTCCATGACTTCACTGTCCCACCTTTCCCCTCCCCACCTCCCAACCCCTCTAACCAACACAACTTCCCTTCTCACCTCCTTCCTTGCTTCCACGCCACTCGCCACCTCCGCCAGCCCACGGCAGCTCTCCTCCGCCGCCTTTCCTCTCAAACCCGACGAGTTGTCGTAATCCACGACTCTCTCATGGCGTCCGTGGTCCAGGACGTTGTCTGCATACAAAACGCCGAGTCGTACACGTTCCATAGCATCTCGGCCTTCGCCATCTTCTTGTTCTACTGCGACGGAATGGGGAAAACGACGTCGTTGCTGGAAATGGATGACAGTGTTAAGTACATCCCGAACGACGTTCCTTCACTTCAAGGGTGTATGAACTCGGAGATCTTGGACTTCATTGCTGCACAGTACGAGTTCAATAAGCTCAACTCGGGGAATCTCTACAACACGAGTCGTATGTTGGAGAGACCGTACATGAATTTTCTGGCTAGGATTCTGCCAAACAAGAAGCACTGGGCTGTTGGGCCGTTCAATCCGGTGTCGTTTTTGGATAAAAAAATGCCCAACGACAGGCACGTGAGTTTAAAGTGGCTAGATAACCAAGACCCGAGGTCAGTCATTTATGTGTCGTTTGGGACCACTACTGCTTTCACAGACGAGCAAATCAAAGAATTGGCTTTCGGATTAGAACAAAGTAACCAAAAGTTCATTTGGGTACTTAGAGAAGCCGATAAAGGTAATGTTTTTGACAAAAACCAAGTGAAAAAATTAGAACTCCCTAAAGGGTACGAGGACAGAGTCAGACATATGGGGATGGTTGTTAGAGAGTGGGCGCCCCAGTTGGAGATTTTGGGGCACTCTTCGACAGGTGGGTTCTTGAGCCACTGTGGGTGGAACTCGTGCGTGGAGAGCATAACTATGGGAGTGCCCATTGGGGCGTGGCCCATGCACTCTGACCAACCGAGAAACGCGGTTCTAGTAACTAAATTGTTGAGGATTGGTACTGTTATTAGGGAGTGGTCCCACCGTGATGACGTTGCGAGAGCTGACACGGTGGCGCGTGGGGTCAGGAAATTGATGGCGTCGGAAGAAGGGAATGAGATGAGGAAAAGAGCAGAGGAGCTTGGTGGGGCCCTGCGGCGGTCCATGGCGGAAGGTGGAAGTTCTCGGAAGGAGTTGGATTGTTTCATTGCCCATATTTCTAGGTAG